A stretch of the Argentina anserina chromosome 6, drPotAnse1.1, whole genome shotgun sequence genome encodes the following:
- the LOC126799678 gene encoding uncharacterized protein LOC126799678, which produces MNLLFSSQFLLFQLPSCQFLLPCPKKQPQCILTNRVCHRNTYISPLSPSFPVLSHHSLRARLAPVGATVPTNEGVVSEGVVSVINFEDVAEKDWSFLDSDDFSSEQDKLKVERIISAGEIKETSRVMVSVGSEAFVDQLVESSPCSMLAVIHDSLFVLAGIKEKYDKVKCWQGELIYAPDMWAPLDVIFLYFLPAVPFNLTQVFGAVAKCFSPGAKLVISHPQGREVLEKQRQQYPDVITSDLPEKSTLEEVAAEHFFKLTDYLDEQGLYLAVLKFVGAN; this is translated from the exons ATGAATTTGCTCTTCTCATCCCagtttcttctctttcaattGCCCAGTTGCCAGTTTCTGTTACCTTGTCCTAAAAAGCAACCCCAGTGCATTTTAACCAACCGTGTCTGTCATCGAAACACCTACATCTCTCCTCTTTCTCCATCATTTCCGGTTCTTTCACATCATTCTTTGCGCGCTCGCTTAGCACCTGTTGGTGCGACAGTTCCAACAAATGAAGGAGTAGTTTCTGAAGGGGTAGTGTCTGTAATCAACTTTGAAGATGTTGCTGAGAAAGATTGGTCATTTCTTGATTCAGATGATTTCAGTTCTGAACAAGATAAATTAAAGGTTGAACGCATTATATCTGCAGGAGAGATTAAAGAAACTTCTAGGGTTATGGTATCAGTTGGTTCTGAAGCGTTTGTGGATCAATTGGTTGAATCATCACCATGCAGTATGCTGGCTGTTATTCATGATTCACTTTTTGTGTTGGCCGgcattaaagaaaaatatgacAAGGTTAAGTGTTGGCAAGGAGAGTTGATATATGCACCTGATATGTGGGCTCCTTTAGATGTTATCTTTCTCTATTTCCTTCCGGCAGTTCCCTTTAACCTCACACAGGTGTTTGGAGCAGTTGCAAAATGTTTTTCTCCAG GTGCAAAACTTGTTATCAGCCATCCCCAAGGAAGAGAAGTTTTGGAGAAACAACGGCAACAATATCCAGATGTTATAACTTCTGACTTGCCTGAGAAGAGTACTTTAGAGGAAGTTGCAGCAGAACATTTCTTCAAATTAACCGACTATTTGGATGAGCAGGGCCTTTATCTCGctgtattgaagtttgtagGGGCAAATTGA
- the LOC126798258 gene encoding uncharacterized protein LOC126798258 isoform X1: protein MPGLAQRDDDDQFSDGSSPIYTLSSSPNGFWSKHRDYVSYNQLQMFWSELSPQARQKLLRIDKQTLFEQARKNMYCSRCNGLLLEGFLQIVMYLKQEGAGGQLSCNRSRVSKNHKVGTSIANGCREEIPDPSVHPWGGLTITREGSLTLMDCYLCCKSLKGLQNVFDSARARERERELLYPDACGGGGRGWISQGMVSYGRGHGTRETCALHTARLSCDTLVDFWSALGEETRQSLLRMKEEDFIERLMFRFDSKRFCRDCRRNVIREFKELKELKRLRKEPRCTNWFCVADTAFQYEVSDCTVLADWRHTFADTVGTYHHFEWAVGTGEGKSDILEFENVGMNGSVKVNGLDLGGLSACFITLRAWKLDGRCTELSVKAHALKGQQCVHCRLIVGDGYVTITRGESIRRFFEHAEEAEEEEDDDSIDKDGNDLDGECSRPQKHAKSPELAREFLLDAATVIFKEQVEKAFREGTARQNAHSIFVCLALKLLEEQVHVACKDIITLEKQMKLLEEEEKEKREDEERKERRRMKEREKKLRRKERMKGKEKDKDSKGSEENEMPAHSVSPKEESSLIVDEEPNNSISCMDSVSEAGDCVLSRPGSPEIPDVQFQNGFIISKFDDPCFESPDGEITSEKGGTGSFTVEQSKFSRRRLKFQREVQQDTSLKWSDRRRYAAVSDAAPVVYRSESRCSGDNFETPARGINGSNKQLRVNVPKLNGRHCGPKFTEKFPSSGNRLNDRYDCNSCSCNKNTEYRAKVDPHVSATRVCWETKIASKSESAIDISKQFYRGNRYNQDVRESSARPKIEVNSGDNPKKIWEPMGAQKKYPRSNSDSDVTLSSSAFKSDKSTSKIIKSSADLCRGEIDAVAGEISEDNNSKESSMCSIEMDVSCQNGLPTSAPDSCNSMQGSYENGISDPIVNSTSNSDNCSSCLSEGDSNTTSSNHGNQESSSTSDSEDASQQSGGKETSVCISNGFTECNEVGIENNVNLKRVEFAESRALTGLQPNGATNPLTKVLQSSDNGLSAASMCSQQQNMLQPMQNQNVHFSVFQAPSTMGYYHQSPVSWPPAPTNGLLPFTHPNHYLYTSPLGYGINGSSGFCMQYSPMQQLPTPLFSAAPVPVYQPVINTVDQAQISTAGVQELPNEVNTANSDATGHFSMQTVSTGKGAHDDKSGKLHMNNGGFSLFHFGGPVALSSGGNSNPVPSQEEIVGDLSIKHADRIENDRACNKEATMEEYNLFAASNGMRFTFF from the exons ATGCCAGGGTTAGCTCAGAGGGACGACGACGACCAATTCAGTGATGGGTCGTCGCCCATTTACACTCTCTCCTCTTCGCCCAATGGGTTTTGGTCCAAGCATCGCGATTACGTTAGCTACAATCAGCTCCAGATG TTTTGGAGTGAGCTGTCACCACAAGCCCGACAGAAGCTTCTGAGGATTGACAAGCAAACACTTTTTGAACAAGCTCGTAAGAACATGTACTGCTCTAGATGCAATGGGTTACTGCTTGAAGGTTTTTTGCAGATTGTCATGTATTTGAAGCAGGAAGGAGCCGGCGGGCAACTCTCCTGCAACAGATCAAGAGTCTCCAAAAATCATAAGGTGGGTACAAGCATTGCTAATGGGTGCCGTGAAGAAATTCCAGACCCATCTGTCCATCCTTGGGGTGGTCTAACCATTACACGTGAGGGGTCTTTAACACTCATGGATTGCTACTTGTGTTGTAAGTCTCTCAAGGGGCTTCAGAAT GTGTTTGACAGTGCACGTGCAAGGGAGCGAGAACGTGAATTACTTTATCCTGATGCATGTGGTGGGGGAGGTCGAGGTTGGATAAGCCAAGGAATGGTGAGTTATGGCAGAGGACATGGAACACGGGAAACATGTGCCTTGCACACTGCCAGGCTTTCTTGTGATACACTGGTGGATTTCTGGTCCGCACTTGGAGAAGAAACTCGGCAGTCTCTTCTCAGGATGAAGGAAGAGGATTTTATCGAGAGGCTTATGTTCAG GTTTGATAGCAAGAGATTTTGTAGAGATTGCAGAAGGAATGTTATCCGTGAGTTCAAGGAGCTAAAGGAGCTGAAGCGCTTGCGGAAGGAACCTCGCTGCACCAATTGGTTTTGTGTTGCTGATACAGCCTtccaatatgag GTATCTGATTGCACGGTGCTAGCTGATTGGCGCCATACTTTTGCCGACACTGTTGGGACATATCATCACTTTGAGTGGGCAGTTGGAACAGGAGAGGGGAAATCAGACATTTTGGAATTTGAAAATGTTGGCATGAATGGGAGTGTTAAGGTCAATGGCCTTGATCTTGGTGGTTTAAGTGCCTGCTTTATCACCCTTAGAGCTTGGAAACTAGATGGTCGTTGCACCGAGCTATCTGTGAAAGCCCATGCTTTGAAGGGTCAACAATGTGTTCACTGCAGGCTTATAGTTGGGGATGGATATGTAACAATCACAAGAGGAGAAAGTATCAGAAGGTTTTTTGAGCATGCTGAAGAagcagaggaagaagag GATGATGATTCCATAGACAAGGATGGAAATGATTTGGATGGAGAATGCTCCCGTCCACAAAAACATGCGAAGAGTCCTGAACTTGCTCGAGAATTTCTTCTAGATGCTGCGACTGTTATTTTCAAGGAACAG GTAGAAAAAGCATTTAGAGAAGGAACAGCACGCCAAAATGCACATAGCATATTTGTTTGTCTTGCACTAAAGCTGCTGGAAGAACAAGTTCATGTTGCTTGCAAAGATATAATCACTCTAGAAAAGCAG ATGAAACtcttagaagaagaagaaaaagaaaagcgTGAAGATGAAGAACGCAAGGAAAGGAGAAGGatgaaagaaagagagaaaaaactgCGAAGAAAGGAGAGAATGAAAGGGAAAGAAAAAGACAAGGATTCGAAAGGTtctgaagaaaatgaaatgccTGCTCATTCTGTTTCCCCAAAGGAAGAATCATCGCTGATTGTTGATGAGGAGCCCAATAATTCTATTAGCTGCATGGACTCAGTTAGTGAAGCTGGTGATTGTGTTCTATCTAGGCCTGGATCTCCTGAAATTCCAGATGTACAATTCCAAAACGGTTTCATTATTTCAAAATTCGACGATCCCTGTTTTGAAAGTCCTGATGGGGAAATAACAAGTGAGAAAGGTGGTACAGGTTCTTTTACAGTTGAGCAATCAAAGTTTTCTCGAAGGAGATTAAAATTTCAGAGAGAAGTTCAACAGGATACATCATTGAAATGGTCTGACAGACGCCGGTATGCTGCTGTTTCTGATGCTGCTCCTGTGGTTTATAGATCAGAGTCAAGATGTAGTGGTGATAATTTTGAGACTCCTGCAAGGGGCATCAATGGTTCAAACAAGCAATTAAGAGTAAATGTCCCAAAGTTGAATGGTCGACACTGTGGTCCTAAATTCAcggagaagtttccttcatctGGCAACAGGCTGAACGACAGATATGACTGCAATTCTTGCAGCTGCAACAAGAACACCGAATATAGAGCAAAGGTTGACCCACATGTTTCTGCCACCAGAGTGTGCTGGGAGACCAAAATTGCAAGCAAGTCGGAATCGGCAATAGATATATCCAAGCAATTTTATCGTGGTAATAGGTATAACCAAGACGTGCGTGAAAGTTCTGCAAGGCCCAAAATCGAAGTCAATTCTGGGGACAATCCCAAGAAAATTTGGGAGCCCATGGGGGCACAGAAAAAGTATCCTAGGAGTAACTCAGACTCTGATGTTACCTTAAGTTCATCTGCGTTCAAGTCCGACAAATCTACAAGTAAAATCATCAAGTCATCTGCTGACTTGTGTAGGGGTGAAATTGATGCAGTTGCAGGTGAAATTAGTGAGGATAATAATTCAAAGGAATCTAGCATGTGCAGCATAGAAATGGATGTTAGTTGCCAGAATGGACTTCCTACAAGCGCACCGGATTCTTGCAACTCGATGCAAGGTTCCTATGAGAATGGAATATCTGATCCCATTGTGAACAGCACTTCTAATTCTGATAATTGCTCATCATGTCTAAGTGAAGGGGACAGCAATACTACCTCATCTAATCATGGAAATCAAGAATCTTCATCTACCTCTGATTCAGAAGATGCGAGCCAGCAATCTGGCGGAAAAGAAACTTCTGTTTGCATTTCAAATGGTTTTACAGAATGCAATGAAGTTGGTATTGAGAATAATGTCAATTTGAAGAGAGTGGAGTTTGCAGAAAGCAGGGCATTGACAGGTCTTCAACCGAATGGGGCAACTAACCCATTGACGAAAGTTCTCCAGAGTTCTGATAATGGATTATCTGCTGCGAGCATGTGTTCCCAGCAGCAAAACATGCTTCAGCCAATGCAAAACCAAAATGTACATTTTTCTGTGTTTCAAGCTCCCTCAACAATGGGTTACTATCACCAAAGTCCAGTTTCATGGCCACCTGCGCCAACGAATGGATTATTACCATTTACTCATCCAAACCACTATTTATATACTAGCCCTCTTGGCTATGGTATTAATGGGAGCTCAGGTTTCTGCATGCAGTATAGTCCTATGCAGCAGCTACCTACTCCCTTGTTTTCGGCAGCCCCGGTTCCAGTGTATCAGCCAGTCATCAATACGGTGGATCAGGCCCAAATTTCCACAGCAGGTGTGCAAGAATTGCCTAATGAAGTTAATACAGCAAATTCGGATGCAACTGGACATTTTTCCATGCAGACAGTATCAACGGGAAAAGGGGCGCACGATGATAAATCTGGCAAATTACATATGAACAACGGGGGCTTTTCCTTATTCCATTTTGGTGGTCCTGTTGCTCTTTCAAGTGGAGGTAATTCAAATCCTGTGCCTTCGCAAGAAGAGATTGTCGGGGATTTATCTATTAAACATGCAGATCGTATTGAGAATGATCGTGCGTGCAATAAGGAGGCTACTATGGAAGAATACAACCTGTTTGCAGCAAGCAATGGCATGAGGTTTACATTCTTCTAA
- the LOC126798258 gene encoding uncharacterized protein LOC126798258 isoform X2, producing the protein MPGLAQRDDDDQFSDGSSPIYTLSSSPNGFWSKHRDYVSYNQLQMFWSELSPQARQKLLRIDKQTLFEQARKNMYCSRCNGLLLEGFLQIVMYLKQEGAGGQLSCNRSRVSKNHKVGTSIANGCREEIPDPSVHPWGGLTITREGSLTLMDCYLCCKSLKGLQNVFDSARARERERELLYPDACGGGGRGWISQGMVSYGRGHGTRETCALHTARLSCDTLVDFWSALGEETRQSLLRMKEEDFIERLMFRFDSKRFCRDCRRNVIREFKELKELKRLRKEPRCTNWFCVADTAFQYEVSDCTVLADWRHTFADTVGTYHHFEWAVGTGEGKSDILEFENVGMNGSVKVNGLDLGGLSACFITLRAWKLDGRCTELSVKAHALKGQQCVHCRLIVGDGYVTITRGESIRRFFEHAEEAEEEEDDDSIDKDGNDLDGECSRPQKHAKSPELAREFLLDAATVIFKEQAQKAFREGTARQNAHSIFVCLALKLLEEQVHVACKDIITLEKQMKLLEEEEKEKREDEERKERRRMKEREKKLRRKERMKGKEKDKDSKGSEENEMPAHSVSPKEESSLIVDEEPNNSISCMDSVSEAGDCVLSRPGSPEIPDVQFQNGFIISKFDDPCFESPDGEITSEKGGTGSFTVEQSKFSRRRLKFQREVQQDTSLKWSDRRRYAAVSDAAPVVYRSESRCSGDNFETPARGINGSNKQLRVNVPKLNGRHCGPKFTEKFPSSGNRLNDRYDCNSCSCNKNTEYRAKVDPHVSATRVCWETKIASKSESAIDISKQFYRGNRYNQDVRESSARPKIEVNSGDNPKKIWEPMGAQKKYPRSNSDSDVTLSSSAFKSDKSTSKIIKSSADLCRGEIDAVAGEISEDNNSKESSMCSIEMDVSCQNGLPTSAPDSCNSMQGSYENGISDPIVNSTSNSDNCSSCLSEGDSNTTSSNHGNQESSSTSDSEDASQQSGGKETSVCISNGFTECNEVGIENNVNLKRVEFAESRALTGLQPNGATNPLTKVLQSSDNGLSAASMCSQQQNMLQPMQNQNVHFSVFQAPSTMGYYHQSPVSWPPAPTNGLLPFTHPNHYLYTSPLGYGINGSSGFCMQYSPMQQLPTPLFSAAPVPVYQPVINTVDQAQISTAGVQELPNEVNTANSDATGHFSMQTVSTGKGAHDDKSGKLHMNNGGFSLFHFGGPVALSSGGNSNPVPSQEEIVGDLSIKHADRIENDRACNKEATMEEYNLFAASNGMRFTFF; encoded by the exons ATGCCAGGGTTAGCTCAGAGGGACGACGACGACCAATTCAGTGATGGGTCGTCGCCCATTTACACTCTCTCCTCTTCGCCCAATGGGTTTTGGTCCAAGCATCGCGATTACGTTAGCTACAATCAGCTCCAGATG TTTTGGAGTGAGCTGTCACCACAAGCCCGACAGAAGCTTCTGAGGATTGACAAGCAAACACTTTTTGAACAAGCTCGTAAGAACATGTACTGCTCTAGATGCAATGGGTTACTGCTTGAAGGTTTTTTGCAGATTGTCATGTATTTGAAGCAGGAAGGAGCCGGCGGGCAACTCTCCTGCAACAGATCAAGAGTCTCCAAAAATCATAAGGTGGGTACAAGCATTGCTAATGGGTGCCGTGAAGAAATTCCAGACCCATCTGTCCATCCTTGGGGTGGTCTAACCATTACACGTGAGGGGTCTTTAACACTCATGGATTGCTACTTGTGTTGTAAGTCTCTCAAGGGGCTTCAGAAT GTGTTTGACAGTGCACGTGCAAGGGAGCGAGAACGTGAATTACTTTATCCTGATGCATGTGGTGGGGGAGGTCGAGGTTGGATAAGCCAAGGAATGGTGAGTTATGGCAGAGGACATGGAACACGGGAAACATGTGCCTTGCACACTGCCAGGCTTTCTTGTGATACACTGGTGGATTTCTGGTCCGCACTTGGAGAAGAAACTCGGCAGTCTCTTCTCAGGATGAAGGAAGAGGATTTTATCGAGAGGCTTATGTTCAG GTTTGATAGCAAGAGATTTTGTAGAGATTGCAGAAGGAATGTTATCCGTGAGTTCAAGGAGCTAAAGGAGCTGAAGCGCTTGCGGAAGGAACCTCGCTGCACCAATTGGTTTTGTGTTGCTGATACAGCCTtccaatatgag GTATCTGATTGCACGGTGCTAGCTGATTGGCGCCATACTTTTGCCGACACTGTTGGGACATATCATCACTTTGAGTGGGCAGTTGGAACAGGAGAGGGGAAATCAGACATTTTGGAATTTGAAAATGTTGGCATGAATGGGAGTGTTAAGGTCAATGGCCTTGATCTTGGTGGTTTAAGTGCCTGCTTTATCACCCTTAGAGCTTGGAAACTAGATGGTCGTTGCACCGAGCTATCTGTGAAAGCCCATGCTTTGAAGGGTCAACAATGTGTTCACTGCAGGCTTATAGTTGGGGATGGATATGTAACAATCACAAGAGGAGAAAGTATCAGAAGGTTTTTTGAGCATGCTGAAGAagcagaggaagaagag GATGATGATTCCATAGACAAGGATGGAAATGATTTGGATGGAGAATGCTCCCGTCCACAAAAACATGCGAAGAGTCCTGAACTTGCTCGAGAATTTCTTCTAGATGCTGCGACTGTTATTTTCAAGGAACAGGCAC AAAAAGCATTTAGAGAAGGAACAGCACGCCAAAATGCACATAGCATATTTGTTTGTCTTGCACTAAAGCTGCTGGAAGAACAAGTTCATGTTGCTTGCAAAGATATAATCACTCTAGAAAAGCAG ATGAAACtcttagaagaagaagaaaaagaaaagcgTGAAGATGAAGAACGCAAGGAAAGGAGAAGGatgaaagaaagagagaaaaaactgCGAAGAAAGGAGAGAATGAAAGGGAAAGAAAAAGACAAGGATTCGAAAGGTtctgaagaaaatgaaatgccTGCTCATTCTGTTTCCCCAAAGGAAGAATCATCGCTGATTGTTGATGAGGAGCCCAATAATTCTATTAGCTGCATGGACTCAGTTAGTGAAGCTGGTGATTGTGTTCTATCTAGGCCTGGATCTCCTGAAATTCCAGATGTACAATTCCAAAACGGTTTCATTATTTCAAAATTCGACGATCCCTGTTTTGAAAGTCCTGATGGGGAAATAACAAGTGAGAAAGGTGGTACAGGTTCTTTTACAGTTGAGCAATCAAAGTTTTCTCGAAGGAGATTAAAATTTCAGAGAGAAGTTCAACAGGATACATCATTGAAATGGTCTGACAGACGCCGGTATGCTGCTGTTTCTGATGCTGCTCCTGTGGTTTATAGATCAGAGTCAAGATGTAGTGGTGATAATTTTGAGACTCCTGCAAGGGGCATCAATGGTTCAAACAAGCAATTAAGAGTAAATGTCCCAAAGTTGAATGGTCGACACTGTGGTCCTAAATTCAcggagaagtttccttcatctGGCAACAGGCTGAACGACAGATATGACTGCAATTCTTGCAGCTGCAACAAGAACACCGAATATAGAGCAAAGGTTGACCCACATGTTTCTGCCACCAGAGTGTGCTGGGAGACCAAAATTGCAAGCAAGTCGGAATCGGCAATAGATATATCCAAGCAATTTTATCGTGGTAATAGGTATAACCAAGACGTGCGTGAAAGTTCTGCAAGGCCCAAAATCGAAGTCAATTCTGGGGACAATCCCAAGAAAATTTGGGAGCCCATGGGGGCACAGAAAAAGTATCCTAGGAGTAACTCAGACTCTGATGTTACCTTAAGTTCATCTGCGTTCAAGTCCGACAAATCTACAAGTAAAATCATCAAGTCATCTGCTGACTTGTGTAGGGGTGAAATTGATGCAGTTGCAGGTGAAATTAGTGAGGATAATAATTCAAAGGAATCTAGCATGTGCAGCATAGAAATGGATGTTAGTTGCCAGAATGGACTTCCTACAAGCGCACCGGATTCTTGCAACTCGATGCAAGGTTCCTATGAGAATGGAATATCTGATCCCATTGTGAACAGCACTTCTAATTCTGATAATTGCTCATCATGTCTAAGTGAAGGGGACAGCAATACTACCTCATCTAATCATGGAAATCAAGAATCTTCATCTACCTCTGATTCAGAAGATGCGAGCCAGCAATCTGGCGGAAAAGAAACTTCTGTTTGCATTTCAAATGGTTTTACAGAATGCAATGAAGTTGGTATTGAGAATAATGTCAATTTGAAGAGAGTGGAGTTTGCAGAAAGCAGGGCATTGACAGGTCTTCAACCGAATGGGGCAACTAACCCATTGACGAAAGTTCTCCAGAGTTCTGATAATGGATTATCTGCTGCGAGCATGTGTTCCCAGCAGCAAAACATGCTTCAGCCAATGCAAAACCAAAATGTACATTTTTCTGTGTTTCAAGCTCCCTCAACAATGGGTTACTATCACCAAAGTCCAGTTTCATGGCCACCTGCGCCAACGAATGGATTATTACCATTTACTCATCCAAACCACTATTTATATACTAGCCCTCTTGGCTATGGTATTAATGGGAGCTCAGGTTTCTGCATGCAGTATAGTCCTATGCAGCAGCTACCTACTCCCTTGTTTTCGGCAGCCCCGGTTCCAGTGTATCAGCCAGTCATCAATACGGTGGATCAGGCCCAAATTTCCACAGCAGGTGTGCAAGAATTGCCTAATGAAGTTAATACAGCAAATTCGGATGCAACTGGACATTTTTCCATGCAGACAGTATCAACGGGAAAAGGGGCGCACGATGATAAATCTGGCAAATTACATATGAACAACGGGGGCTTTTCCTTATTCCATTTTGGTGGTCCTGTTGCTCTTTCAAGTGGAGGTAATTCAAATCCTGTGCCTTCGCAAGAAGAGATTGTCGGGGATTTATCTATTAAACATGCAGATCGTATTGAGAATGATCGTGCGTGCAATAAGGAGGCTACTATGGAAGAATACAACCTGTTTGCAGCAAGCAATGGCATGAGGTTTACATTCTTCTAA